A window of the Cystobacter fuscus genome harbors these coding sequences:
- a CDS encoding type VI secretion IcmF C-terminal domain-containing protein yields the protein MGWLLNVVVSESLSAADPAKAMEAGAQSVAASESAFRKFWNAVGPYVPWVLLLLGLALAVFLGWKLVKWWRARRAAAPAASGPPPMATQRLVHVRRTFLNGLPLAHRAAVVDLPTVVVFGPAGSGKTKLIGLDVDWQRQARQYLPSYTSDPLLQMYLGPDCVVHEVSAPLLEDETLSARTALRRMWGRSFSHRQQGLAVIVLDVRWLSDTPPDEQRRFAQLLRGKLNLMSEASRGPVETRLCLTNMDGLEGFEDFARLLKTHGAALAFDIPRQGEEDGLSSLLRNQEQYLALGLTSLPVDSFERLERFYSQGGRSFSGLGRFVTALLEGDTLSFKPLLSRVYLSSLTPEARASGTLSVVAAEGANDSMRKLYLRTHLRRAAGIAAVCCLPVLAAYANFYLLLDDAQDEVTVLEETVTQLREQGLEGRGEVVEGQVNKAAEALLHLERAERWWPPLETSFPDETLELRQRLASGIREIHLRPALERCRKQPQACRPEQVVYLLATLHASNGDGLGTFVMSNLQKGSRRFGSKSAAPDTLSGASHRTWISALELSEPLIATYILASDQPWERTPPCRRDTTVQLSNNEEVWSCWPLAERLTFESQLKPWLDHLRFLRRSLEAGPRGIAEFDLRREERERLLAQLADLDVYASLPTLLNLFDASTVQVNTRYFQGIETTVDVLEWLRNNREALTAVLRMEDDAYSGLLAVRKMGASELLTRDGLWLPGSNKGPYRIELLQESFEFVPEKLSRELLQKELDIQEANGQLTVNAQAAVRPGAMVLSRTAFETDLKPLVDDFTQRIKSAQLPTDEAARRSQYVQKRVNGFSQGYRDGLFHTVDQYRFNTSRKLLIDELGRLSQPSSGQVDMLREVAERANLDPLEGPYYEPLRNAVAPFRPVVQLMVADKSGFYAALAPYQALVAQMRDELDAGAKAKSAKDAAAKDAPAPDKEAAPEDGTATDAQLSEMITPLEKVALAMLLEEEGSYLRKAQAWLDSQGITGELRQPFLAPFLTVQRLGKEELENTLGREWEEASSRMLRPLLTRYPFNPDAKEDVDPSELEVLRRKDGAFWHFVEQVYSRVCVERGTQWALRGTLRDKLQLPESLLPTLSQVARLSKLLWDDEGRPRPLMLKVQPQPLPPPPMPGVFVTMSSLKCGKTTAYGFNQSPSWQDFPLNWWDQQVSSIVLELRSPSRDDPKFLSLPWNRSIWSCFRLFEEALVTTDQRRQWSLVLQGNNVNKRGVDISFGLKGDPWVPFREVPR from the coding sequence GTGGGGTGGCTGCTGAACGTGGTCGTGTCGGAGTCATTGAGCGCGGCGGATCCAGCCAAGGCGATGGAGGCGGGAGCGCAGTCGGTCGCCGCCAGTGAGTCCGCGTTCCGGAAGTTCTGGAACGCGGTGGGCCCCTACGTACCCTGGGTGCTGTTGTTGCTGGGCCTGGCGCTCGCCGTGTTCCTCGGCTGGAAGCTGGTGAAGTGGTGGCGCGCCCGGCGCGCGGCCGCTCCGGCCGCCAGTGGCCCTCCGCCCATGGCTACCCAGCGCCTGGTGCACGTGCGGCGCACCTTCCTCAATGGACTGCCGCTCGCCCACCGCGCCGCCGTGGTGGATCTGCCCACCGTGGTGGTGTTCGGACCCGCGGGCAGCGGCAAGACGAAGCTCATTGGCCTGGACGTGGACTGGCAGCGCCAGGCGCGCCAGTACCTGCCCAGCTACACGTCGGATCCACTGCTGCAGATGTACCTGGGCCCCGACTGCGTGGTGCACGAGGTGTCGGCGCCGCTGCTCGAGGACGAGACGCTGTCGGCCCGGACGGCCCTGCGGCGCATGTGGGGCAGGAGCTTCAGCCACCGCCAGCAGGGACTGGCCGTCATCGTCCTGGACGTGCGCTGGCTGTCGGATACCCCGCCCGACGAGCAGCGGCGCTTCGCCCAACTGCTGCGCGGCAAGCTCAACCTGATGTCCGAGGCGAGCCGCGGTCCGGTGGAGACGCGCCTGTGCCTGACGAACATGGACGGGCTGGAGGGCTTCGAGGACTTCGCCCGGCTGCTCAAGACGCATGGCGCGGCGCTCGCCTTCGACATTCCCCGGCAGGGCGAGGAGGACGGGCTGTCCTCGCTGCTGCGCAACCAGGAGCAGTACCTGGCCCTGGGCCTCACGTCGCTGCCCGTGGACTCCTTCGAGCGGCTGGAGCGCTTCTACTCGCAAGGGGGGCGCTCGTTCTCGGGGCTCGGCCGCTTCGTCACCGCGCTGCTCGAGGGCGATACCCTCTCGTTCAAGCCGCTGCTCTCGCGTGTCTACCTCTCCTCGCTGACGCCCGAGGCGCGCGCCAGCGGCACGCTGTCCGTGGTGGCCGCGGAGGGCGCCAACGACTCGATGCGCAAGCTGTACCTGCGCACCCACCTGCGCCGCGCCGCGGGCATCGCCGCGGTGTGCTGTCTGCCCGTGCTGGCCGCCTACGCGAACTTCTACCTGTTGCTCGACGACGCCCAGGACGAAGTGACGGTGCTCGAGGAGACGGTGACGCAGCTGCGCGAGCAGGGGCTGGAGGGCAGGGGAGAGGTCGTCGAGGGCCAGGTCAACAAGGCCGCCGAGGCGCTGCTGCACCTCGAGCGCGCCGAGCGCTGGTGGCCGCCCCTGGAGACCAGCTTCCCCGACGAGACGCTGGAGCTGCGCCAGCGCCTGGCCAGTGGCATCCGGGAAATCCACCTGCGGCCCGCGCTCGAGCGCTGCCGCAAGCAGCCCCAGGCCTGCCGCCCCGAGCAGGTCGTGTATCTGCTGGCCACCCTCCACGCCTCGAATGGGGACGGTCTGGGCACGTTCGTGATGTCCAACCTCCAGAAGGGCTCGCGCCGGTTCGGCTCCAAGTCCGCCGCGCCGGACACGCTGTCCGGTGCGTCCCACCGCACGTGGATCTCCGCGCTCGAGCTGAGCGAGCCGCTGATCGCCACCTACATCCTCGCCAGTGATCAGCCCTGGGAGCGCACGCCGCCGTGCCGCCGCGACACGACGGTGCAGCTGTCCAACAACGAGGAGGTCTGGTCCTGCTGGCCCCTCGCGGAGCGGCTCACGTTCGAGAGCCAGCTCAAGCCCTGGTTGGATCACCTCCGCTTCCTGCGCCGCTCCCTCGAGGCCGGCCCCCGGGGCATCGCCGAGTTCGACCTGCGCCGCGAGGAGCGCGAGCGGCTGCTCGCGCAGCTGGCCGACCTGGACGTCTACGCGTCCCTGCCCACGCTGCTCAACCTGTTCGACGCCTCCACGGTGCAGGTCAACACGCGCTACTTCCAGGGCATCGAGACCACCGTCGACGTGCTCGAGTGGTTGCGCAACAACCGGGAGGCGCTCACGGCGGTGCTGCGCATGGAGGATGATGCCTACTCGGGGCTGCTCGCGGTGCGCAAGATGGGCGCCTCGGAGCTGCTCACCCGGGATGGGCTCTGGCTGCCGGGCAGCAACAAGGGCCCCTACCGCATCGAGCTGCTCCAGGAGTCCTTCGAGTTCGTTCCCGAGAAGCTCTCCCGGGAGCTGCTCCAGAAGGAGCTCGACATCCAGGAGGCCAATGGCCAGCTGACCGTGAACGCCCAGGCCGCCGTGCGCCCGGGGGCGATGGTGCTCAGCCGTACCGCCTTCGAGACCGACTTGAAGCCCCTGGTGGATGACTTCACCCAACGCATCAAGAGCGCCCAGCTCCCCACGGACGAGGCCGCCCGGCGCTCCCAGTACGTGCAGAAGCGCGTGAACGGGTTCTCCCAGGGCTACCGCGATGGCCTGTTCCACACCGTGGACCAGTACCGCTTCAACACCTCGCGCAAGCTGCTCATCGACGAGCTGGGGCGGCTGTCCCAGCCCTCCTCCGGCCAGGTGGACATGCTGCGCGAGGTGGCCGAACGGGCCAACCTGGATCCGCTCGAGGGGCCCTACTACGAGCCGCTGCGCAACGCCGTGGCGCCCTTCCGCCCCGTCGTGCAGCTCATGGTGGCCGACAAGAGTGGCTTCTATGCCGCGCTCGCCCCCTACCAGGCGCTCGTGGCGCAGATGCGCGACGAGCTGGATGCCGGAGCCAAGGCCAAGAGCGCCAAGGACGCGGCTGCCAAGGACGCGCCGGCCCCCGACAAGGAAGCGGCGCCCGAGGACGGCACCGCGACCGATGCCCAGCTGTCGGAGATGATCACCCCGCTGGAGAAGGTCGCCCTCGCCATGCTGCTCGAGGAGGAGGGCTCCTACCTGCGCAAGGCCCAGGCGTGGCTGGACTCCCAGGGCATCACCGGCGAGTTGCGCCAGCCCTTCCTCGCGCCCTTCCTCACGGTGCAGCGCCTGGGCAAGGAAGAGCTGGAGAACACCCTGGGGCGGGAGTGGGAGGAGGCCTCGTCGCGCATGTTGCGGCCCCTGCTCACGCGCTACCCCTTCAACCCCGACGCCAAGGAGGACGTGGATCCGAGTGAGCTCGAGGTGCTGCGCCGCAAGGATGGCGCCTTCTGGCACTTCGTGGAGCAGGTGTACTCGCGCGTGTGCGTGGAGCGGGGCACCCAATGGGCGCTGCGCGGCACCCTGCGTGACAAGCTACAACTGCCCGAGTCCCTGCTGCCCACCCTCAGCCAGGTGGCGCGGCTGTCCAAGCTGCTGTGGGACGACGAGGGCCGCCCTCGGCCGCTCATGCTCAAGGTGCAGCCCCAGCCCCTGCCGCCCCCACCGATGCCGGGGGTGTTCGTCACCATGTCGTCCCTCAAGTGTGGCAAGACGACCGCCTACGGCTTCAACCAGAGCCCCTCCTGGCAGGACTTCCCGCTCAACTGGTGGGATCAGCAGGTGTCCTCCATCGTGTTGGAGCTGCGCTCGCCCTCGCGCGATGATCCCAAGTTCTTGTCCCTGCCCTGGAATCGCTCTATCTGGAGCTGCTTCCGTCTCTTCGAGGAGGCCCTGGTCACGACCGATCAGCGCCGCCAGTGGAGCCTGGTCCTGCAGGGGAACAACGTGAACAAGCGGGGAGTGGACATCAGCTTCGGCCTCAAGGGAGACCCGTGGGTGCCGTTCCGGGAAGTGCCGCGATGA
- a CDS encoding DotU family type IV/VI secretion system protein, producing MKLEHWQIVLQTYRQVRLVLDQSLPPEPIDGEPIPQVRVGAQGLALVHQQLLAEVKGLEQALGSAYREEEIREAMRPFVYLLDERVLRRLTDAEDAQWSLLQYKEYKTDAGGDHFYELADEKLAQRVASPLVFEMLHFCLTAGFEGRYTGNKARLREYKERLAARIPKPEAVPAPPPAVGQAPLVHAFPLRYYLVSSAVVVTLPVLLWWLSR from the coding sequence ATGAAACTCGAGCATTGGCAGATCGTCCTGCAGACCTACCGGCAGGTGCGTCTGGTGTTGGATCAATCCCTGCCGCCAGAGCCCATCGACGGTGAGCCGATCCCCCAGGTCCGCGTGGGTGCCCAGGGGCTGGCGCTCGTCCACCAGCAACTGCTGGCGGAGGTGAAGGGTCTCGAGCAGGCGCTGGGCAGCGCGTACCGGGAGGAGGAAATCAGGGAGGCGATGCGGCCCTTCGTCTACCTGCTCGACGAGCGGGTGCTGCGCCGGCTCACGGACGCCGAGGACGCGCAGTGGAGCCTGCTCCAATACAAGGAATACAAGACCGACGCGGGCGGCGATCATTTCTACGAGCTGGCCGACGAGAAGCTCGCGCAGCGGGTGGCCTCGCCGCTGGTCTTCGAGATGCTGCACTTCTGTCTCACCGCCGGCTTCGAGGGCCGCTACACGGGCAACAAGGCACGGCTGCGTGAGTACAAGGAGCGGCTGGCGGCGCGCATCCCCAAACCCGAGGCCGTGCCCGCTCCCCCTCCAGCCGTCGGACAGGCCCCCCTCGTCCATGCCTTCCCGTTGCGCTACTACCTCGTCTCCAGCGCCGTGGTGGTCACACTCCCGGTCTTGCTCTGGTGGTTGTCGAGATGA
- the tssC gene encoding type VI secretion system contractile sheath large subunit: protein MAEKNYLNELFKVRGFDVPLNANPMIGTGLVPIAADEAQVGGEERFMSAVAALLQNVEPIQDDVGQVRFDKGEVMKAIARIDDLIETQVNEILHHEKFQKMESAWRGLEDLVGHTNFQADITIDILDVDKEELAEDFEKNSSSIFSSALFDKIYIKEYDQFGGKPYGVMLGLYEFSASRADITWLERMAKVANAAHCPFIASASYKFFDCDSIEQLESLKNLDGVLNHPRYGKWMELRDKEEAAYIGLTLPRYVVRQPWDPDTNPCDVLNFKEHAQGDSTKYLWGSAALLMGRNLVKAFEQSGWCQSIRGPKGGGLVTGLPVDTFTLRGQKMIQAPVEIAIPDYREYEFARNGFIPLVYRKGSSEATFFSTQSIKRAQKFKDAKDSENSQLVTNLAYTFSITRLAHYVKSIMRDNIGSTADAGYVQRQIDSWLSGYVTTVVNPDDLTLRRFPFKATNVMVESRPGEIGWYDCKIAVLPHIQFEGLNAELMLESRLG from the coding sequence ATGGCCGAAAAGAATTATCTCAACGAGTTGTTCAAGGTTCGCGGTTTCGACGTCCCCCTGAATGCCAATCCGATGATCGGCACCGGTCTGGTGCCCATCGCCGCGGACGAGGCGCAGGTGGGAGGCGAAGAGCGCTTCATGTCCGCCGTGGCGGCGCTGCTCCAGAACGTCGAGCCCATCCAGGACGACGTGGGGCAGGTGCGCTTCGACAAGGGCGAGGTGATGAAGGCCATCGCCCGCATCGATGATCTCATCGAGACGCAGGTCAACGAGATCCTCCACCACGAGAAGTTCCAGAAGATGGAGTCCGCGTGGCGCGGGCTCGAGGATCTGGTCGGCCACACCAACTTCCAGGCCGACATCACCATCGACATCCTGGACGTGGACAAGGAGGAGCTGGCCGAGGACTTCGAGAAGAACTCGAGCAGCATCTTCTCCAGCGCCCTGTTCGACAAGATCTACATCAAGGAGTACGACCAGTTCGGCGGCAAGCCGTACGGGGTGATGCTGGGTCTGTACGAGTTCAGCGCCTCGCGCGCGGACATCACCTGGCTGGAGCGCATGGCGAAGGTGGCCAACGCCGCGCACTGCCCGTTCATCGCCTCGGCGAGCTACAAGTTCTTCGACTGCGACAGCATCGAGCAGCTCGAGTCGCTCAAGAACCTGGACGGCGTGCTCAACCACCCGCGCTACGGCAAGTGGATGGAGCTGCGCGACAAGGAAGAGGCCGCGTACATCGGCCTGACGCTGCCGCGCTACGTGGTGCGCCAGCCGTGGGATCCGGACACCAACCCCTGCGACGTGCTCAACTTCAAGGAGCACGCCCAGGGTGACTCGACGAAGTACCTGTGGGGCAGCGCCGCGCTGCTGATGGGGCGCAACCTGGTGAAGGCCTTCGAGCAGTCCGGCTGGTGCCAGTCCATCCGCGGCCCCAAGGGCGGCGGGCTCGTCACGGGGCTGCCGGTGGACACCTTCACCCTGCGCGGCCAGAAGATGATCCAGGCGCCGGTGGAGATCGCGATTCCGGACTACCGCGAGTACGAGTTCGCCCGCAACGGCTTCATCCCGCTCGTCTACCGCAAGGGCTCCAGCGAGGCGACGTTCTTCAGCACCCAGTCCATCAAGCGCGCCCAGAAGTTCAAGGACGCCAAGGACTCGGAGAACTCGCAGCTCGTCACCAACCTGGCCTACACCTTCTCCATCACCCGACTCGCGCACTACGTGAAGAGCATCATGCGCGACAACATCGGTAGCACCGCCGACGCCGGCTACGTGCAGCGGCAGATCGACTCCTGGCTGTCGGGGTATGTCACCACGGTGGTCAACCCGGACGATCTCACGCTTCGCCGCTTCCCTTTCAAGGCCACCAATGTGATGGTGGAGTCGCGGCCTGGGGAGATCGGCTGGTATGACTGCAAGATCGCCGTCTTGCCGCACATCCAGTTCGAGGGCCTCAACGCGGAACTGATGCTGGAGTCCCGCCTGGGATGA
- a CDS encoding type VI secretion system baseplate subunit TssF yields MSDSSDRIYLEYLNELDALERFRQRFLTAYPTVPLDREDPHVRRLVESMAFFAVQTRAATQHNVRSTWLRLFSSFFDFLLQPLPAVAMVQALPGDKMTETVVLSRGTELRLSPAHGSPGSFRTRRHLRVLPIAPAGTDVVRLADGRYRLILRFESSFARRDPVGMFSLHVRHLDEYRPSLAVFHALRQHLKQVSVLYDTPASETSQGTPCEFFLGDSPAELDDAGVYEHPLHRVRAFFQMPEQGLFLHVSVPSHRKEWSRFSLCLDLDKSWSVGRSTHPDFLVPFVVPVENLKAEPAQPLIADGTRSEFPIRGMTAGRDLRLHSITGVFTLGRSGRMPMRPAFLPGEGPSYELDESLDAEMRPRHSLLVSLPEAFAEPQKLLVEALWHQPDFITEAVGRVGISIPGRHVEGLDWRLAGRLEAHRDSTLRQDVAGLTRLLAWKVKSTLDRNELAALLNYLGTPVDEPFNRVLPWVRELKATVAPDGALRGSGLLHVYEMILEPFDSSAEPLVACFLEQIQRLLEAWNGEASVVLRSSIAGAGAFPVKTSS; encoded by the coding sequence GTGAGTGACTCGTCGGACCGGATCTACCTGGAGTACCTCAACGAGCTGGATGCGCTCGAGCGCTTCCGGCAGCGCTTCCTGACGGCCTACCCCACCGTGCCCCTGGACCGGGAGGATCCGCACGTGCGGCGCCTCGTGGAGTCCATGGCCTTCTTCGCCGTGCAGACGCGCGCGGCCACGCAGCACAACGTGCGCTCCACCTGGCTGCGGCTCTTCTCCTCCTTCTTCGACTTCCTGCTCCAGCCCCTGCCCGCGGTGGCGATGGTGCAGGCGCTGCCGGGGGACAAGATGACGGAGACGGTGGTGCTGTCGCGGGGCACCGAGCTGCGGCTGTCACCCGCCCATGGCTCGCCCGGGAGCTTCCGCACCCGGCGCCACCTGCGCGTCCTCCCCATCGCCCCCGCGGGCACCGACGTGGTGCGGCTGGCGGATGGGCGCTACCGGCTCATCCTGCGCTTCGAGTCCAGCTTCGCCCGGAGGGATCCCGTGGGCATGTTCAGCCTGCACGTGCGCCACCTGGACGAGTACCGCCCCTCGCTCGCCGTCTTCCACGCGCTGCGCCAGCACCTCAAGCAGGTGTCGGTGCTCTACGACACGCCCGCCAGCGAGACGTCCCAGGGCACCCCGTGCGAGTTCTTCCTCGGCGACTCTCCGGCCGAGCTGGACGACGCGGGCGTCTACGAGCACCCGCTGCACCGCGTGCGCGCCTTCTTCCAGATGCCCGAGCAGGGGCTCTTCCTCCACGTCTCCGTGCCCTCGCACCGCAAGGAGTGGAGCCGCTTCAGCCTGTGCCTGGACCTGGACAAGTCCTGGTCCGTGGGCCGCTCGACCCACCCGGACTTCCTCGTGCCCTTCGTCGTGCCGGTGGAGAACCTCAAGGCCGAGCCCGCCCAGCCGCTCATCGCCGATGGCACCCGCTCCGAGTTCCCCATCCGCGGCATGACGGCCGGCAGGGATCTGCGGCTGCACTCGATCACCGGCGTGTTCACCCTGGGCCGCTCGGGGCGCATGCCCATGCGTCCCGCCTTCCTCCCGGGCGAGGGGCCGAGCTACGAGCTGGATGAGTCCCTGGACGCGGAAATGCGGCCGCGTCACAGTCTGCTCGTGTCCCTGCCCGAGGCCTTCGCCGAACCCCAGAAATTGTTGGTGGAAGCCCTCTGGCACCAGCCGGACTTCATCACCGAGGCCGTCGGCCGCGTGGGCATCTCCATCCCGGGCCGGCACGTGGAGGGCCTCGATTGGCGGCTGGCGGGCCGGCTCGAGGCCCACCGCGACAGCACGCTGCGCCAGGACGTGGCGGGGCTGACGCGCCTGCTCGCCTGGAAGGTCAAGTCGACCCTGGATCGCAACGAGCTGGCCGCGTTGCTCAACTACCTGGGCACCCCCGTCGACGAGCCCTTCAACCGCGTGCTGCCCTGGGTGCGCGAGCTCAAGGCCACGGTGGCTCCGGACGGGGCCCTGCGCGGCTCGGGCCTGCTCCACGTCTACGAGATGATCCTGGAGCCCTTCGACTCCAGCGCCGAGCCCCTCGTGGCCTGTTTCCTCGAGCAGATCCAGCGCCTGCTGGAGGCCTGGAACGGCGAGGCCTCCGTGGTGCTGCGCTCGTCGATCGCGGGAGCGGGCGCCTTCCCGGTGAAGACCTCCTCATGA
- the tssK gene encoding type VI secretion system baseplate subunit TssK, which yields MQRHKLARVRWQVGQTLLPEHFRAQDEALSAEARLHGELSGLPQVGIASLTWSEALLAEGSLSLPSLTAILPGGFLVDVPGNAAEPSFSLEATGRAEVTVYLHLMDETRGTEGVPLYADSPPTVQRMLQRVQLSSEPAVDRARSTLELMTFSKNLEGVWSPSARKVPPLLLVGPNPFLDGFLGDLDSLLEKAHGQLRTLLLDSYQRGERLASARRTLLEVRRLQALRADMRNNVFPHPYRFFESLRQFYFEVCCFLELVPDDALPTYVHNDPGAGLWGWMELFNRAFRPEDTRLTYKPFESREGQFVLTPLPALDEGVTSELYLLVRNEDPNRPVTLEGVKVASPSRLPAVRRLALRGIPLEHVPHPAFPHAFGPEISWYKLSLGEEWQYALRDNGMAFYTTPALQGTQVFLFWRKAG from the coding sequence ATGCAGCGTCACAAGCTCGCGCGGGTCCGCTGGCAGGTTGGCCAGACGCTCCTTCCCGAGCACTTCCGCGCCCAGGACGAAGCCCTTTCGGCCGAGGCGCGGCTGCATGGCGAGCTGTCCGGGTTGCCCCAGGTCGGTATCGCCTCGCTCACCTGGAGCGAGGCGCTGCTGGCCGAAGGCAGCCTGTCACTGCCCTCGTTGACCGCCATCCTGCCGGGAGGTTTCCTGGTGGACGTGCCGGGAAACGCCGCCGAGCCCTCGTTCTCGCTCGAGGCCACCGGCAGGGCGGAAGTCACCGTCTACCTCCACCTGATGGACGAGACGCGGGGCACCGAGGGGGTGCCACTCTACGCGGACTCGCCGCCCACCGTGCAGCGCATGCTGCAGCGCGTGCAGCTGTCCAGCGAGCCGGCGGTGGACCGGGCCCGCTCGACGCTGGAGTTGATGACGTTCTCCAAGAATCTCGAGGGGGTGTGGAGCCCGTCGGCCCGCAAGGTGCCGCCCCTGTTGCTCGTGGGGCCCAATCCCTTCCTCGACGGATTCCTCGGGGATCTGGACTCGTTGCTGGAGAAGGCCCACGGGCAGCTGCGCACGCTGCTCCTGGACAGCTACCAGCGTGGCGAGCGGCTGGCCAGCGCCCGCCGGACGCTGCTCGAGGTGCGCCGCCTGCAGGCGCTGCGCGCCGACATGCGCAACAACGTTTTTCCCCACCCGTACCGCTTCTTCGAGTCCCTGCGGCAGTTCTACTTCGAGGTGTGCTGCTTCCTCGAGCTGGTGCCGGATGACGCCCTGCCCACCTACGTCCACAATGATCCGGGCGCGGGGCTCTGGGGGTGGATGGAGTTGTTCAACCGGGCCTTCCGTCCCGAGGACACGCGGCTCACCTACAAGCCCTTCGAGTCGCGCGAGGGCCAGTTCGTCCTCACGCCGCTGCCCGCGCTGGACGAGGGGGTGACGAGCGAGCTGTATCTGCTGGTGCGCAACGAGGATCCCAACCGGCCGGTCACCCTCGAGGGGGTGAAGGTGGCGAGCCCCTCGCGCCTGCCCGCGGTGCGCCGCCTGGCGCTCCGGGGAATTCCCCTGGAGCACGTGCCGCACCCCGCCTTCCCCCACGCCTTCGGTCCGGAGATCTCCTGGTACAAGCTGTCGCTGGGCGAGGAGTGGCAGTACGCCCTGCGCGACAACGGCATGGCCTTCTACACCACCCCCGCGCTGCAGGGCACCCAGGTCTTCCTCTTCTGGCGCAAGGCGGGGTGA
- a CDS encoding GPW/gp25 family protein: MSRPSFLDKFTGAAPRTPGRQGELERVRLNLESVLNTKEGYGYFVEGFGLGRYTEKFGTQDLMKTLTGELLHAIQTHEPRLQDVELKLKGRDSGLWLHFVLTATLLGAPCTLRLLFHTVSAQVRVDEDEER, from the coding sequence ATGAGCCGCCCCTCGTTCCTCGACAAGTTCACCGGCGCCGCGCCGCGCACGCCGGGCCGCCAGGGCGAGCTGGAGCGGGTGCGGCTCAACCTCGAGTCCGTGCTCAACACCAAGGAGGGCTACGGCTACTTCGTCGAGGGCTTCGGCCTGGGGCGCTACACGGAGAAGTTCGGCACCCAGGACTTGATGAAGACGCTCACGGGCGAGTTGCTGCACGCCATCCAGACGCACGAGCCGCGCCTGCAGGACGTGGAGCTGAAGCTCAAGGGCCGGGACTCGGGATTGTGGCTGCACTTCGTGCTGACCGCTACACTGCTCGGCGCCCCGTGCACGCTGCGGCTGCTCTTCCATACCGTGAGCGCGCAGGTGCGCGTGGATGAGGACGAGGAGCGATGA